The stretch of DNA ACGGTGCTGTCCCGGTTCCAGAACGAGGGCGGAAGCGGTTTTTACTTTACAGGTGTGGATGCGGATACACCGGTTTTAAGACAAATCGAGTGGTATGATAATGCGACTCCTTCCGGAAATTCGACGATGGTCCATGTTTTGGTTGGGCTCTCGACTCTCGTTGAGGATGTAAAGTGGCAAAGGGCCCTGGATTCATTCCGGCCTTCCTACGCGTCTCTTGTGGATCGGGTGGCGAATGGCGTAGCCTTTGGCCTGACTGCGTGGACACAGGAAGCGTCGGGACTGCTGGTGCTCAAAGCCTCGACGACCAAGGCTCTGCAAGAGTTTTCGAACGAAGTTTCAAAGCGAATTTGGAGACCCTATTGGACAATTATCGATCCTGACGTCCCAAAGGGTCATTGGCGTCTATGCGTCGGAACTACCTGTTTACCCGACTTCAAATCTTCAAAAGAGGCTGCTGAGACGGCAACCCTATCGGTGCCACTCGAAGAGTAGTTGAGCATAAGGTGAGTCATGATTCGGACGTGATCGTCCACTCTCTTCTCATCGGTCGGATCAAAACCGCAGAGTTTTTCGAATTCCAGGCGGCTCGCGAAAATGGCAGAGGAAGCACCGAGGAATATATAGAATGCATGAGGTTGTTCGCTAGCGTCGATTTTTGGGAAATGTCGGCAAAAGACTTCAAAACCAGGTTGCACGTAGCGAGGAACAATCCAATCGAGGCGTTCGTCATGACTGACATTGTTCTCGATCATGAAGCGCATAAGGACCGGGTTGCGCGCAGCAAATCGAACAAAGTGGCCAATCCATCGGCGAGCTCGATCTGCACTTGAATTTCCCTGATGATCGAGGCAGTCCGGAACTTCGGCGCGGACGCGGGAGAACAGGTGTTCTGTGACCGCTTTCCACAAAATCTCCTTGTTTGGAAAATGGTAGGTCAAAAGCCCCTGCTGAATGTTTGCTTTGCGGGCTATCTTGTAGCTACTGGCTTCACTGAAACCAACCGTGGCAAACGTTTCGAGAGCGGCGAGGAGAATTTTTTCCTGAGTATCAATTCTCTGCTTTTGACGTTGGTTCATGTAGGGGATGGTACTCTGGGTGCGACGGAACTTGCGAAGCGTATATGACCCGGTTTGAATTGTCTATGTTGATATTGGTGGGCTTGAAAGGGGCGGGTCTCAGAATAACGAGTTTTTGTGAAAGCGGCACGTTTTTCGCTTGTTAGATGACTAGTTAAGTGATGCTTATAGCGAAAGTTGCGATGGTTAGTTCATATTCATCCTCTTTTAGTCGGGGACTCTTGGTAGGAGTGTTGGGTGGTTGCATGGTAGTCTTGGCAGGCTGCGGTGATGCTGTTGAAGAACAGGTAGAAGTTCCGAGACCAGTGAGGGCGGTTCCTGTTTTCCCAAGTGCAGCGATTGCCGGTGGCGATTTGCCGGGGCGCGCTGAGGCGACAAACGAGGTGAACCTGGCGTTTGAGGTGAGTGGCGTTATCACCGAAATTCCCGTTGAGAAAGGAGACCGCGTAAAAGCGGGTGATGTTCTCGCGAAACTGGCTCCTCGCGACTACCAGAATTCGCTGAATTCTGCGGAAGCGGAGCGTGAACGGGCAAAAGCGCAATTTGACAGAGTATTTGAGGCCTCAAAGACCGGAGCGGTTTCAGAGCAGGAGGTGACGAATGCCAGAGCAAGCCTCGATATCGCAATCGCGGATTTCGATCTAGCGAAGAAGGCATTGGAGGACACGGTTTTGGTCGCACCTTTTGATGGAGTCATAGCGACCCTTTTCGCAGATGAATTTCAGAGAATTCGGGCGACGGAGACTGTCATTCGTCTTCTCGATGATTCACAAATCGAATTTACGGTTCAACTTCCCGAAAGATTCCTTCCTTATCTTTCATCGATTAAACGTTTTACTGTTACTTTTGACATTTTTGGGGATATGCCCCTTCCGGCGCTTATCGATAGCGTTGGCTCAGAAGCTTCTGAAGCGACGCGGACCTATCCTCTCACCCTCATCCTCGACCAGCCCGATGGACTTCAGATTCTCCCCGGTATGTCTGGGCAGGCGAATGCAGAGCTGGCATTCGAAGAGAACGGGAACATTCCGGCTGGTCTTCCAGTTCCCGGAGTTCGGATTCCACCCTCTGCTCTTGTTGAGCGTGACGGTTCTTCTGCGGTTTGGGTGTTGGACAAAGAGTCGTCTACCGTGTCTCTCGAAGAGGTCCAGACCGTTGGTGTTTCGGGAGATGGAGTGTATCTCCAGTTCCAAGAACTGGACGGAGTGGACTGGATTGTGACTGCTGGAACGCAGTTTCTCAAAGAGGGGCAGTCGGTTCGGCTACTCAACGAAGAGTAAAAGCACTTTGCCGAGAGAATAATGGGAATTCCAAAATTCGCGGTCGAGAAGGCGACTGTCACTTATTTCACCTCTGCCGTCCTTTTCCTTGTAGGTATTTTTAGTTTTTTCCAGTTGGGACAGCTGGAAGACCCGGATTTCTCGCTCAAAGTCGCTTACGTGATTACTCCCTACCAGGGAGCCTCACCGGAGGAGGTTGAGGAAGAGGTCACCGACTTGATTGAAACGGCGGTTCAGGAGATGACCGAAGTGGACTACATCGAATCGAGTTCCCAAGCTGGCCTCTCCATCGTCAAAATCGAGGTGCGGGCGGAGTTTTGGTCCGATAAGCTTCCCCAGATCTGGGACACTCTTCGGCGAAAGGTGCGGGACGTCGAAGGGAGTCTGCCGGAGGGAAGTGGTCGACCAATCATCAACGACGATGTTGGGGATGTGTATGGATCGGTTCTCGCTTTAACCAGCGATGGCTTTTCGGACGCCGACATGGCGAACTACGCTGACGATTTGCGGACGCAGCTTCTGGCAGTTCCCGGCGTAGGAAAGGTTCAAGTCTGGGGGGACCAGAGCGAGGCAATATACATCGATTACTCTCGAGCCAATCTCGCTACCCTAGGTATCGGGGAAGGTGACTTATTCGCCACTCTGCGAGGGCAAAATCTTGTGGTCGATGCGGGAAGCATTGATATCGGCGACCAAAGGCTCAGGGTAGAAACAACTGGCGGCATTAAAGACCCAGCTGATATCGCGGAGTTGATCATTCGTCCGTCTTCCGGAGAAACGGAGATCATACGTCTTCAAGACGTGGGAACGGTTCGCCGCGGTTATATTGAACCGGCTTCAACCCGAATGCGTTTTAATGGTCGGGATGCAGTCGCGATTTCGGTCTCTGGTAAACCGGGCGAGAACATTGTGAAGCTCGGAGCCCGGATCGACGAAAAGGTCCGGGATCTTCGTCTTGCTTTGCCGATCGGGTTGGAGCTGGATCGGGTCCATTGGCAGTCGGATGTGGTTTCGGATTCGGTGAACAGCTTTATTGAAAGCTTTGCCCAAGCAGTCCTGATCGTCCTGGTAGTCATCACTCTCTTCATGGGCTGGAGGATGGGAATTATCATCGGAACGGCTCTGATTCTCACGATTACGGCCAGCTTTATTCTGATGCTGGCTTTTGGGATCGACCTACAAAGAATGTCCCTGGGAGCTTTGGTAATTGCGCTGGGCATGATGGTCGATAACGCGATCGTGGTTGCGGATGGAACTTCGGCTCGGATCGCTAAGGGTATGAATGCAAAGGAAGCGGCAATCGAGGCGGCAACCCTCCCTGCGATGCCCTTGCTGGGGGCGACACTCATTGCGGTGATGACCTTTTATCCAATCTACGCGTCGACTGACGCGGCGGGTGAATATTGCGCATCGCTTTTTTCGGTCGTGGCAATCGCACTGTTTTCGAGTTGGATCATTTCGATCACAATCACCCCTCTCCAGTGTATCGGCATGATCAAAAAGCCTACCGAGGAGGAACTGGCCAAAGATCCCTATGGGTCAAAGCTCTACCGCACCTTCAAATCAATTTTGGAGGGCGCAATTCGTTTTCGGTTTTTCACAATTGCGATCATGGTCGCCTTGTTGGTTTCGGCCCTTTTCAGCTTCACCTATGTGAAGCAACTCTTCTTCCCGGAGTCATCGATGGAAAAGTTCATGGTTGATCTCTGGGCGATCGAAGGATCAAGCCTCGCCGCGCATAGCGAAGAAATCAGAAGTCTGGAAGCGTTTCTCTTGGAGGATGACAGAGTAGAGGACGTGGTCACTTTTATTGGTGAAGGCCCGCCACGATTCTACCTCCCGGTTTCTCCCGAGCTCAGCTACGCCTCCTATGCACAGTTGATCGTTAATGTCGCAGACGCGAGCGATATTCCTGAGTTAATTTCGAAAGTAAACGAGGAGGGGTCGATTCTTCTTCCGGGGAGTCTGGTGGCTCCCCGTGCCTACGGAGTCGGTCCCGATACTACTTATAAATTCGAAATGCGGATCACGGGTCCTTCAAATGCCGATCCTGGAGAGCTACGGGATGCTGCTGCAAAGGTGGAAGATGTCCTGTTGACCTCACCTCTTCTCGCATATGTCACGACGGATTGGCGCCAGCGGACCCCTGTGATTCAGCCTGCTTTTGATCAAAGTCGTGGGCGGTTTGCACAAGTCTCCCGTGAGGATGTTTCTAATTTGATAAAACAAGTCTTTGATGGATCGACAGTTGGCGTTTACCGAGAGGACGATGACGTTCTCCCGATCATTCTCCGAAACGAAAATAGCGAGCGAACCGGCTTCACGAACGTTGAGGTTCTTCAGTTGGCAGCAAATGAGACCCGTGGTCCCTTGCCTCTCGCGCAGGTAGTTAATGGAACCGAGATTTCCTGGGAAGATCCATTGATTTGGCGACGCGATCGTTTAAGAACCATTACAGTTCAAGCCAATCCAATCGCTGGGGTAACTTTTGCGGAGTTGATGGCTACGGTTCAAAGTGAGTTGGATGCAATTGAATTTCCCAGTGGCTACGTGGTGGAGATGGGCGGTGAGCAGGAGAGCAACGAGAAGGCGCAAAAATCCCTTATTCCAGGGGTGGTGCCAGCGTTCCTCATTGTGATTCTGACTTTGGTTCTCCTCTTCAACGCTCTGCGGCCTCCGGTACTGATCCTCCTTATTGTTCCGTTCGCGATCATCGGCGTTTCCTACGGCCTCCTGTTGTCGGGTGCAGCTTTTGGTTTTGTCGCGTTGTTGGGAGCCATGAGTCTTTGCGGAATGATCATCAAGAACGCCATTGTCTTGATCGACGAAATCAACCTCATCAAGAGCGAGGGTAAAAATGCTTACGATGCGACGATTGGGGCCGCACTTTCCCGTTTGCGGCCGGTTGCTCTTGCTGCTGCGACGACGGTCCTCGGAGTGATTCCTCTTTTAACCGATGTCTTCTGGGTGGGCCTATCAGTCACCATCATGGCTGGGCTGAGTTTTGGAACGATTGTGACGATGATTCTCCTGCCAACCTTCTATTGCACTTTCTACAACGCAAGGGCTGAGACCAAATGAGAGAAGCACTGTCCGAACGTCTGTATGCTTTCCTTCCTCTTCTAAGCCTCTTTTTTCTAGGTGGCTGCATCACAGTCGGTCCAGATTACGAGGCACCTGAAATCTCATTGCCGGATAGTTGGCAGTCGCCTTACGAGCGAAATGTTGGGGAAACAAAAGCGAACCAAGAGAGTTATTGGCTCGTTTTCAACGATTCGGTTCTCAACGAAGTGATCGAAAGAGTGGGAAAGCAGAATCGTGACCTTCGAGCGGCTCTGGCGGCGATCGACGAGGCTCGTGCTTCCCTTGGGATTGCCTCATCAGAGAGATTTCCGAGTATCGCGGTCGATGGTTCGGCTACTTTCGACCGAACGAGTGTCAATGTGTCTCCAGTCGAATCACCGATTCGTGATCGGGACGACACCACCTTTTCAATTGGGCCCAATGCATCGTGGGAAATTGATCTCTTTGGACGAGTTCGACGCAGTATTGAATCCGCATCCGCTTCGTTTGAAGCGAGTGAAGCGCAATACGCCGATCTTTTGGTGATTCTTTATGCGGAAACGGCTCAGGCCTACTTCGATTTCCGCGCAGTTCAGCAACGATTAGAGTTTGCGACTTCGAACGTTACCTCTCAGGAAAATACTCTGAATCTAACCGTAAACCGCGTGAAAGCGGGCCTGGCTCCGGAACTGGATCGAGCGCAGGCAGAGCTTAATTTGAACCGTAGTCGAGCTCTATTGCCCCAGCTGCGGGAGGCGCGGGACAACCTATTGAACGCCTTGGCTGTTTTGACAGGGGACTATCCGTGGGACCTGGCGCCTCTTCTCGGAACTGAGTATGCTGAGCAGGACTCGATTCCGATTGTCTCGGTTACAACAGTTCCAGCCGACTTGCTCAGGCAGCGCCCAGATATCCGCCAAGCGGAACGGAATCTCGCGGCTCAGACAGCGCAAATTGGTGTGGCGACTGCAGATTTGTATCCCCGCTTTTCGTTAAACGGGGTATTCACTTTTGACGCATTTGACGCGCAAGACTGGTTTAACGGAGACTCGCGGGCTTTTTCAATCGGTCCATTCATGAGTTGGAGAGTGTTTGAGTTTGGAAGACTCCGCGATCTGATCCAGGTCGAGGAGGCTCGCACGGATCAGGCTCTTGCGCAGTATGAACAAACGGTTCTAACCGCGATTCAAGAGGTTGAAGATTCTCTTTCCGGCCTTGCGAACGAGCGTCGCCGTAACGGTGATCTTCGTCGAGCCTCCGAGGCTGCTGAGGAATCGGTTCGCTTGTCGCTGGATCTTTATCGAAGCGGTCTGGTCGAATTCGATACGGTTCTGACCAGTGAGCAAGCCCTTCTCGAACTTCAGGATAGTCTCGCGGAAAGCAATGGAATCATGCGTCAGAACATCGTTCAGTTCTATCGCAGTATTGGCGGAGGCTTTGGAATAAGGTCACCAGAGGATCCAGACGATTGAGAACCAAAAAGGGCGAAAGATCAGGTTGCCACGTCGGCAATTCTGTCAGTTTTCCTTGTTCTTGGATACGATGCTCAGCCCGACGAGCCTACCAATTAAAATTGCCACGTAGATCTGCCCCATGAGGGCTTGGGCTGAGACCAGCATTCTCGCCAGCGAAGAGACTGGGGTAATGTCTCCATATCCAAGGGTAGTTTGGGTGACCGTACTAAAGTAAATGGCTAATCCTGCATTCTTACCTTCCAACACGATTCTTCCCTCTAAAGTGGATTGGAGAGCTGATGAGAAGGAAAACGCTGAAGGATCGAGCAGTGTACAGATTGAATACATAGCTGCCCAAAACACCGCCAGCATCAGGTAGGAAGAGATACCGATTAAGAGGGTATCTAAAGTCACTTCGCGAGTCTTCATCAGCAGCCGGATAAAACGGCAGAAGACAAGCCCGATGACTCCCGCCAAACCAGCGAAGTAGATGAGAGAAATCGCTTGGTTGCTGGTGATGGATGCAGAGATTTGAAGGATCGCGAGTACGCCAGCTATCGAAATGCCCAAGACCAAGGCGAGTCTTCCAGTCGTAATGATCAGGAAACTCACAAAAGAGAGCCCGACCAGTGAAATCCAAAAAAGCACGTTGGTCACCGTTTGCGAACCGGTGACCAGCTGGAGGAGGGGAGAAACAACGATCAATAAAACCTGAAACGTAAGAATCCAGCGAACGGAGTTGATGCGCCTGACCGAAAAGTCATCCTTCGAATCCACAGAGGCTGAAGTAATCTAAGGTGTATCGAGACGCCAATCCCTAAATTTCAAATGAGGGCTCTTGATTGGTTTCTGAATTCAGTTTTGCAGAGAACTATTGCATCGAGCCTATCCGGGTTGATGAAATAGAACCTTTCGCTACTATTCATGAATGCCTCTGTTGACTACTCGGACCTTCTGGCGGTTCTCCACCTTTCTCTGGTTCTCGTCATTTCGATTCGAGTGATCATGCGAAGGCCGGCTACCGGGGTGGCATTGACTTGGCTATTCGTCGTTAGCGCGATCCCGTTCGCCGGCGCCCTTTTTTACCTTCTGATCGGGGAACGGCGAATCAGCCGGAGGCGCATTCGTCGAATCGCAGAGCGTAAGGTCGACTACGAGAGTCTCGTGAGGCTCGGAATGGATCGAGACATTACGATTGTCGATTGGGGTAAACATCCCGGTGAAGCAAAGGGAATGAATCTTCTTGGAACGAACATGATTGGGTTTCCAACTGTTTCTGGAAGCAGCGGTCACTTGATTTCCGATACCGAAGAGATGCTTGATTCGATCGCCAGAGACGTGGATGCAGCCGAACACTCGGTCTTTATGGAGTTTTACATTTGGAACGAAGGGGGAAAGGCTGACAAAGTTCTCGATTCTCTCATTCGTGCGGCGAGCAGAGGAGTGGTTTGTCGTGTGTTGGTGGACTCATTGGGAGCGCGGCCTTGGTGGAAGGGCTCACAACCAGAAAAGCTGAGACAGGCGGGTGTCCATCTTGCGGAGGCCTTGCCGGTCGGGCTCTTCCGCACTTTCCTGGATCGAACCGACCTTAGGGTTCATCGAAAGATTATCGTTATCGATGGGAAGATTGCCTGGACCGGGAGCATGAATCTTGTTGATCCGAAGTATTTTAAACAGGATGCGGGAGTGGGAGAGTGGGTCGATGCTATGGCTCGAATGGAAGGGTCAGTGATTGTTCCCCTCGGTCTCACTTTGATTGGTGATTGGGTCTTGGAAACGGATGATTCGATTGAAACCCTCATTCGTGAATCCCGTCTCTCTACGGTGGAACCAAAGCCTGGGGTGGATATTCAGGTGGTTCCTTCTGGTCCGGGTGAGACGGATGACGGGTTGCTACAAATGCTACTCACTACGGTGAATTCAGCTGATCGGGAGTTGGTCCTCACGACCCCTTATTTCATTCCTGACGAGTCGTTGTTGCGTGCTATGAGGGGTGCAGCCGCACGAGGAGTAAAGGTACACCTGATCCTACCGGAAAAGGTGGACTCGGTCCTAACGAGGTATGCGAGCCGTTCTTACTACAGTGAATTGATGGAAGAAGGGATCCAGATCCATCTATACCGCGGTGGTCTCTTACACACAAAATCGATTACCGCAGATCAAAGCATAACGATGTTTGGCACTGTGAATCTCGACATGCGGAGTATCTGGATCAACTACGAGGTCGCCTTGTTCGTGTATGGGCATGCAGTTGGAGAGGAAGTGCGCGCCCTTCAACAGACTTACATCGACGACTCATTAGTTATCGATGCCGAAGAGTGGGAGACTCGGTCAATGGCTCAGCGGTTCTTTGAAAATGTTTGCCGCTTGGCAAGTCCGCTACTCTAGAGCATTTTGCGATTAGTTTGAACCATCAGGCTGAGCGGATTTTGCGCCTCAACGAGGCGGAGCGACGCGCTGCGCACTAGAAGTGCGTGAGCGTCGCTCGAACGCTGTTGGGGCCCAAAAGCAGCCAGTCCTCTGGATGGGGTTAAAATGAGAGTTCGCTGCGTTAGCTTGGTGTTCACGGGCTTCAGCCCGCTACACACCAAGCCGCCTTGCGCTGCTCTCATTTTAAATCCCACCTGACGGTTCAACCTAATCGCAAAGTGCTCTAGGCAGCTCCTCGAAGGCGCTTGTCTACCGCGCTCCAGTCGACGATGTTTTTCCACGCATTGAGGTAATCCCCTCGGCGGTTCTGATATTTCAGATAATAGGCGTGTTCCCAGACATCCACCCCAAGAAGCGGCCGAAGGGAAGGATCATCCATCCACGGTGTATCTTGATTGGGTGTCGAGACCACCACTAGCCCTCCCTCAGGATTTTTGCAGAGCCAGGACCACCCGCTACCAAAGCGTCCCAGCCCGGTAGAAACCATCTCCTCCAGGAGACCATCCACGCTACCGAACGCTCCGTCAATGGTGGCTTGCAGGGGTGAGGACGGAGTCACGCCTGGGTTCACTAAGGAATACCAAAAGAGGCAATGGTTGAGATGACCCCCTCCGTTGTTGCGAACTGCGGTCTGAATCGGAGCGGGGACCGCGTTGAGATCCGTAAGCATCTCTCCGAGGGTGAGGCTGTGGGTTGCCGGGTAGTTTTCTATCGCGGCGTTGAGCTTACGGACATAGCCAGCATGATGCTTTGTGTAATGGATCTCCATCGTGCGTGCGTCGATGTAGGGCTCCAACGCATCGTATGCGTAGGGTAGGGGTGGAAGTGCAAATGGGTAGGTCAGGGACTCGAAGTCGAGCATGGCAGGGACCCCGGAAGGTGTCTCCGAAGAATTGCCGGTTTGACCGAAAGTGCGTTTGGATAGAAGACCCGAAAAAGCGAAGGCACCCATTCCGAAGGTACTTTGCTTGAGGAATGTCCGACGACTGGAAGGAGAGCAGATTTGGGATCGTATATTCATGGGATGGATGAAAACGGACAGATCATCGGTTGGCAACTGACATCCGATTTATCCGTGGCTGTTCAAGAGTGGCTCAGAAAACCGCTTGCCTTCCCGATTGGGCTGTCTCTACTCCGAAAGAAAGCAATGGACACAGAAAAAGACCCAATTGATCTCGATCGGCTCAGCGTCTTGGCGCGCCTCTCCTTAACTCCAGAAGAAAAGGAAAAGCTGGGTCCGCAACTTTCGCGGATTGTCGGTTACGTAGAGCAGCTGAAAGAGGTCGATGTGGATGGCGTCGAGCCTATGGCCCATGCAATCCCGCTTTCCAATGTGCTTCGAGAGGACCGTGCTGAAGAATTGGACGATCGAGAAGCGTTCTTAAAAAATGCGCCAGCGAGCCGGTTGAGCCAAATTGTTGTTCCTCCTGTAATCGAATAGATGACGGACGGTAACTTAGAGGGGAAGACAGCAGTCGATCTGGCCAGTCTCCTTGACTCAGGTGAGACCTCCAGTGAGGCGATTCTAACTGCGTGTCTGAAGCGGATGGATTCGGTCGAGGGGTCGGTGAATGCTTTTCTCAGTGTCGACCGTGACGATGCGATGGCACAGGCGAAGGCGAGCGATGAAAGGCGAAGCAAAGGAGAGGTCCGTGGTCCGTTGGACGGGATTCCGATTGCCCTCAAGGACATCGTTGCCGTCACCGGACAGCCTTTGACCTGTAGCAGCCGTATTCTTGAGAATTTTGTGAGTCCTTACGACGCAACAGTCGTTCAGCGACTTAAAGAAGCAGGAGCGGTGCTCTTTGGCCGTTTGAATATGGATGAGTTTGCTATGGGTTCATCCACTGAGAATTCAGCTTTCGGTCGCACGTGTAATCCTTGGGACACTGAAAGAGTTCCTGGCGGTTCGAGTGGAGGAAGCGCGGCATGTGTTGCCGCGGGTGAATCGATTCTTTCCTTGGGAAGTGATACGGGTGGATCCATTCGTCAGCCGGCTGCGTTTTGTGGGACTGTTGGATTGAAGCCAACCTACGGACGGATCTCCCGGTATGGTCTGGTTGCGTTTGCTTCCTCTCTCGACCAGATCGGCCCCTTTACTAGGTCGGTTGAGGATGCAGCTCTTTTTCTGGATGCCGCTTGTGGTCATGACCCTAGAGACTCCACCTCCCTTCCAAATCAGGATACGGCCTTTCTTGCGGGCATGCGTGATCAGGTGGACCGCAAGTGGAAACTTGGGGTTCCCAAAGAGTTTTTTGCGGAAGGAATCAACGCTGAGGTTCAGCAGTCAGTGGAGAAAGCAATTCGCTTCTACGAGGAAGATGGTTGTGAGATCATCGAAGTCTCCCTGGCTCACTCTTCCTACGCAGTTCCTGTTTATTACATTTTGGCTACTGCTGAGGCCTCATCCAACCTAGCTCGCTACGACGGTATTCGATATGGACATCGTTCTGAAGAGTCGACCGATGGAATCGATCTGTATTTCCGGTCGCGCGGTGAGGGATTTGGAGAGGAAGTGAAGAGGCGAATCATGCTGGGTACATACGTCCTCTCCAGTGGTTATTACGACGCTTATTACCTTCGGGCTCAAAAAGTGAGATCGCTGATTCGTAAGGATTTTGACGAGGCCTTCACAAAGGTAGACTGTCTGATCGGACCAGCGACTCCTACAGTTGCCTTTCGTGCTGGGGAGAAAATGGACGATCCTCTGTCGATGTATCTGAGTGACGTGTACACGATTTCGGCGAATTTGGCGGGTCTGCCTGCGATGTCAGTTCCCTGTGGTCTGGATAGGGAGGGGTGCCCGATTGGGCTCCAGGTGATTGCACCAGTGCTTCGAGAAACTGATATGCTCGCAGTCGCCCGGAAGTTCGAAGAAGCACACGAATTTGAGGGAATGGTTGCGCCTTTGGGGAAGGAGGATCTCTGATGAACTACGAAGCAGTCATTGGTCTTGAGGTTCATGTCCAGTTGAAGACGGAGTCCAAGATGTTCACCAGCGTTCCGTACCGGTTCGGAGAGGAACCGAATCGTCTGATTGATCCGGTGGTTATGGCACTTCCAGGTAGCCTACCGGTTATTAACCGGGAAGCGGTAGCGAAGACCGTGAAGGTTGGAATGATGCTGGGGTGTGATATCGCGGAGACCTGTAAGTGGGACCGGAAAAACTACTTTTATCCCGATTCTCCAAAGAACTATCAGATTTCCCAATATGACCAGCCGCTGTGTTTGAACGGGCAGGTTGAAATCGAGGTGGCGGGAGCTTCGAGGTCGGAGGAGGGACCTCATCGGTGGGTTCGGTTGACCCGTATTCACCTTGAGGAAGATGTCGGTAAACTCACTCATTTCGAGCGAGATAGTCTGGTTGACTACAACCGTGCCGGAACACCCTTGATCGAGATTGTAACGGAACCGGACATTTACTCTGCAGAGGAGGCTTTTGCGTTTTTGACAGCGTTGCGGAGGCAACTTGTTTACGCTGGGATCTCCGATTGCGACATGGAGAAAGGGCAGTTGCGGTGCGATGCAAACATCAGCATCCGACCCGTTCGAGAGACCACTCTGGGGACCAAGGTGGAATTGAAGAATCTGAACAGCATCAGCGGTGTGAAAAATGGGGTTGCCTATGAGATTGCACGGCAAAAGCGGGTTTTGTCGGAAGGCGGAGAGTTGATACAGGAAACCCGCAGGTGGGATGCAGACAGAGGAATGACGACTGGGATGCGAACCAAAGAGGAGTCTCACGACTACCGCTACTTTCCAGACCCAGATCTAATGCCCGTGTCTGTGGATTCCGATTGGAAGTCAGAATTGGCGTCCGAGCTTCCAGAATCGCCCTTCGACCGGCAAAGGCGTTACCAGGAGGAACTCGGACTCCCGTATTCGAGCGCATCCGTTCTCGTTTCCGAGCGGGAACTTGCCGATTTTTTCGAACTAGCGGTCAGTGAGGGGGGAAGCCCGATTTTGCTGGCTAACTTTATTGCCAATGATCTGCAGCGAGAGTTTGCAGAGGGAGAGGGTAGCCTTGGTGACTCTTTGGTGACTCCGGCTAGTCTGTCTGAACTGGTCAATTTGGTGGAGGAGAATGTCATTTCCAACCAGATCGCAAGGGAAGTATTGACAGAGATGCTGAAGAGCGGCGCAAGCCCCCGTGCAATCGTGAGGGAAAAGGGCTTGGAACAGTCTTCGGATGAGGGTGAGTTGGAGTCTCTTTGCCGGGAGGCAATTGCAGCGAATGAGAAAGCGGTTTCTCAATACCTGGAGGGAAATGCCAAGGCGATAAACGCAGTAAAGGGATTTGTCATGAAAGCCACGAAGGGAAAAGCAAACCCCAAGGTGGTGAATGATGTGATCGAGCGGTTGTTGAAAGAATAGACGAGAATTTTGTGTGAGGTCGTTGACCTTGCCGGTTTGGATTCTAAGCTGCCGGGTCGGCGGGCAGAGTTGCACCCCCGGCCTCACCTTATGAATTCCGTAAGCCTTATCTACCCGCACCAATTGTTCTCGGACCATCCTGCTCTCGATTCATCGATCCCCGCTTTCCTAATTGAAGATCCTTTGCTCTTTGGGACCGATCAGCACCAACCTCTCAATGTTCACAAGCAGAGGTTGGTCTTTCATCGGGCCAGCATGAAAGCGTTCGCTGCGGAGATGAGCAGGCGAG from Verrucomicrobiota bacterium encodes:
- the gatA gene encoding Asp-tRNA(Asn)/Glu-tRNA(Gln) amidotransferase subunit GatA translates to MTDGNLEGKTAVDLASLLDSGETSSEAILTACLKRMDSVEGSVNAFLSVDRDDAMAQAKASDERRSKGEVRGPLDGIPIALKDIVAVTGQPLTCSSRILENFVSPYDATVVQRLKEAGAVLFGRLNMDEFAMGSSTENSAFGRTCNPWDTERVPGGSSGGSAACVAAGESILSLGSDTGGSIRQPAAFCGTVGLKPTYGRISRYGLVAFASSLDQIGPFTRSVEDAALFLDAACGHDPRDSTSLPNQDTAFLAGMRDQVDRKWKLGVPKEFFAEGINAEVQQSVEKAIRFYEEDGCEIIEVSLAHSSYAVPVYYILATAEASSNLARYDGIRYGHRSEESTDGIDLYFRSRGEGFGEEVKRRIMLGTYVLSSGYYDAYYLRAQKVRSLIRKDFDEAFTKVDCLIGPATPTVAFRAGEKMDDPLSMYLSDVYTISANLAGLPAMSVPCGLDREGCPIGLQVIAPVLRETDMLAVARKFEEAHEFEGMVAPLGKEDL
- the gatB gene encoding Asp-tRNA(Asn)/Glu-tRNA(Gln) amidotransferase subunit GatB, with product MNYEAVIGLEVHVQLKTESKMFTSVPYRFGEEPNRLIDPVVMALPGSLPVINREAVAKTVKVGMMLGCDIAETCKWDRKNYFYPDSPKNYQISQYDQPLCLNGQVEIEVAGASRSEEGPHRWVRLTRIHLEEDVGKLTHFERDSLVDYNRAGTPLIEIVTEPDIYSAEEAFAFLTALRRQLVYAGISDCDMEKGQLRCDANISIRPVRETTLGTKVELKNLNSISGVKNGVAYEIARQKRVLSEGGELIQETRRWDADRGMTTGMRTKEESHDYRYFPDPDLMPVSVDSDWKSELASELPESPFDRQRRYQEELGLPYSSASVLVSERELADFFELAVSEGGSPILLANFIANDLQREFAEGEGSLGDSLVTPASLSELVNLVEENVISNQIAREVLTEMLKSGASPRAIVREKGLEQSSDEGELESLCREAIAANEKAVSQYLEGNAKAINAVKGFVMKATKGKANPKVVNDVIERLLKE